The genomic stretch GTCTGCCCCCGGCTTGTCTGTGGAGGTCGATTTGTCTGCTGCTGGCTCCAGAACGGGCTTATTGCGCTTTTtacgtttttttgtttctggcagaaaacctttcttcttctttggagCCTTGTCTTCGCCTGTGTCCATGTTCTGCTCAGGCTTTGTCTTTTCACATTTGGGTTTCCTGGAAacgtgaaaacacacagacacacacacacaaggtcaaCACAGAATCTTTACAGACATTAGTCCAATTAACTGAACTGAGGATCCTGGCTTGATGCACCATCGCCACTGCAGCTCTTTACTCACGTGACTCCGAAGTGTTTCACCACAGCCCAGTAGGTGTCTTCTATCTTGCCAGTCTTCTTAAAAGTGATGACGTCGGTCAGGTTCTGCAGGACCTTCTGGAGGAGGTTCAGGTTCACAGACAGCTTCTACACCGCACAAACAGCACAAAGGGCCTCTGAGTTTGGACTGACGCCACACTGAACTAATGAATTCATTCCCACTCTCACAGTGTGCCCACCTACCTGCTGGCAAACATGCCTAACCAGGAAATGGCAGAGCTCCAGAGCTTTCCACACCTTCTCCTTTGCCACTTTGCTCTCAGCCTGACCAAcctgctgcagactctgaggagAAGATGTGAGGGTTTGATCGCCGTCAGTGTTTTATCATCATCCAACTCTTAATTTAAGCTAGCGAGAGCCACATTTCTAGCTCTTCAAATTTCATATTAACcaaaaataaattatgttaCGATACAAAACAAAAGGGTATGTTGATCCTAGCTGTTAGAAGTGATGAATGACAGGGCTGGTTAGCCCACTAGGTGTAAGTTAGCTATGTAGCATGGATCTGGTGCTGCTTACTTTACATTAAATTCAGCTTCACTATAACTAATACTACGGGATTCTCAAGTGCTGACAGCATTTATTGACCACAGGAGTAAGTTATTTAAGGCGTTTAAATAATCTGCCATTTGTAACTGCAGCGTCCAGTTATATTTGTCAACATGTTATGAACAAACCTTCAGCAACTGGATTTCACAACAATAAAGAGTGATTTTGTTTAGCGGGTCTGTTTCTGTCTAACACAGGATGTTACAGAGGGTGAAGACATTTGGTAAAGATTTGCAGAAGCATGCAATTAGGCCCCGTCGGCCCTCTGtaggacacacagaggacagtgagcGTGCCTCTAATCATCATTTATCACAGCACCATGCAATCTCATAAACCTTCTAgaataatataattaaaatgtgaaCAAGCCTAAAGCACACCGCTGTATGAATGTCTCCACTTTCAACTGAGACGTTATGTGCAGCCTCGGCTTTGTGCCATTATGCACTGACAGAAATATGATTTTCAATCGGTTCCACAAGGAGAGGTCTACTGAATGTGAATATGGAGAAGAGCGGCACGCAGATGCAGCTTGTGTAAATGGAGGAAAAGTCAGAGCAATGCATCTCTTACAGCATCCAACCAACCAGAATTAAAGTTTTGGAAGTGAAGCAGTAGCTATACTGATGTATAGAGACTTACTGCTGCCAGCTGCCCGGAGACCTTCTCACAGAGCTCCGTCCACTGATCACCgctcagcagctgctggacCTCCCTGCTCTGCATCGCCCgcaacaccaacacacacgcctgaccctgaacacacacacacaatatcatctataaacaggaagtctacCATGCACGGTGAGCAGGGAATACTGAGATTTACTTAAATGCACTGTTTGCTAAAGTTATGTATTTATGAGCAGTGTTTAAAGATTTATAACTCCCCATCAAGGCAGGAAACTCAAGTGCAAAAGGTTGACTCGCACATTTTCTTGAAATTTATTGTCATCACAACAAATACAGAATActattaatgttattatttaacaataaaaagtgtttttttaaagccataTTAAGTGCCAAAGAGTGAAAAGCATCTTTACCTGCTGGTGTTCTCTGACTCCAGATGTGATGTTCTGCACTGCTGTATCCAACACGTTCACACAAAGCACCTGTAAATAACACAGCCGAGTGTCAGTTACTGCTGCGGGAACTCAACTTTCCGTCTCCATGGTGACCCGAATCGATGCCTGCTCTGCGAGACGCGTGGTTTCACTCACAGGGAATCTGGTGAACAAGTCGATGAACATCTGAGACGTCAGGGgactcttcctcctgctcatgAAGGAGCTCAGAGCTTCTCTGAAGACAGCAGAGACCCGATCCACGTCCACGCTCCCCATGAACTTTACCTGCACGCACAGAGAAGATCAAAACAACAGGTGTCAAGGTTCAAAGGGTTAAAGTGAGGCCACTGGACTATTTTAATGAGAGATCTTTAATGAGATCTTTCATCGGCACTGTAGATTTCAGGTTTACGTCAGGTTTTCCTATAAACTTTGGGCTTTGACATCTTTAAAACACTGACTGCGTTCTATTTTTCTGCAAAAAAACTTCATGAACTTGAACCAAATTCATCTCCAGCTTGTAATATTTGCATGACAGCAGTGGATGGAAGAGTTGTGCAGATTTTTGGCTGAACACTGGACTACATTTGGACAGAAACTCCGCTATTGTCATGGTACTGGGACACATAGATAGACAGTTAAATATCACACACAGGCCAGTTTCCTGTTTGTTACTAGGTGTCTTTTTTATGATGTGTTCAATGATAAACCTAATGCAAATATCTAACAGCAACATGCTCCTGCACCAGAGTAGAAACATGACCATGATGCATCAGTTTATAATGGACTGAATGAAATGAGTACAGAACATCATCGATATATttactagggctgcaacaaatgagTATTTTAATACTTGCCGATTATTTTTGTGATTACTCGATTACTcggatcacgcgtaaatgtcatagtttttccatagatacggctgcatctagcagcaggtggaccgctgcagtgtcattgcttcagcctggcgccgtgtgtgtgtgtgtgtgtgtgtgtgtgtaaacggcTCACCCGTGTTtcgaacccgggacctcttgtgcccaaaacgctgatcatcccgctacacCACGAGAGAATCATCCCCGATAatgtcactaacgagtcattgAGTACTAAATTAGCTGTCGATGCATTTTACCCTCGAATTtaactcgagtactcgagtaatcgttatATTACCCTAATATTTACCCCAGTTAATCTTTCACATTCTAAGACAGAACTACATTTTTTTGGCCACCTTGATATAGAAGGAATCTTTGTGAAGAAAACAATGTGCCTAAAACAAGGCCAAGTTATCCAGGACACTTCCTGACCCAGTAAAAATACAGAGCTGGAATGTATCTGGTGCAAAGCTCAACGTGATATGAGAGGTGGTAATACAACAGGAGCATACTGTGTAAACATTTAATTAGCATCTGTCCACCGGCCAACCTTGTGACTTAAAAATGGGAGAAACTATGCATCTTATTAGGCGGCTATCTGATTTTTTTGGTCTTACACAGCAGCCCCCACTGCTGTgtaagaggaggagaagagaatgAAACCAGTGTGACTGAACATACGTCATTTTCGGAAGCTTTGTCAGCCGTCTGCTCCTCTTTGGTCTCCGCAGGAGGAGCTCCTCGCAGCACTTTCACCACATACAGAGCCGCACTGCAAGGACAGGTCagcaaaacacaagaaaaacctGAGGCTAAATAAACAGCTCCTCATATTCCCAATGCACATGCTCTAAAACAGCATATGTTTCTGCCTGCATCAGCAACAAGGATccatgaggtttttttttaaaccagtggTACCTGAAGTAGTAGAGGCAGACTGAGGAGTCAGACAGCTTCTGGGTTTTAGACATCAGCTTGTCCAGCAGGTCATGGAGCTCCCCCTGTCTGTCACCAGCAGTTTTGCAGTAAGCCTTGGACCTACACAGCTGGTTCCTGAGCAGAAGACAACAGAGACATTTATTCACAGAGAGAATCAATACATGCTCTCATGATCCAACCCAATGACAGCGACGTCTGAAATCCAGTCCTCATTTTATAGAACTAGATTTCTGGAGCACTAAAACTGGCAGAAATCTGAGTCACATCTCACCACAGATCAGGGttttcttggttttttttttacctgaagaTATCTGCCGTGCGGCGGAGGAAGTCCAGCTCCTGCTGGTCACTGTTGGAGCTCATTCCTCGGTCGATGATGTTGAGCAGAGGCTCCACTAAACCGATCACCAGAGGGCTGCCGGCCTGCCGGGCCACGAACACTTCAATCAGGTCCAACACCTATGACAGCAGGATGAGAAGTGAATACATACACTACACGCGCCCTGACAGCAAAACAAAGCCTGAGAACAGAGGTACCTTTATTCTGAAATCTCTGACCAGCGTCTTCTCTTTCTGTAGTTTGGCTTTCTCGTCCTTCTTGGCCTGAGTCTTTTTCTTCTGCTCCGAGAACAGTGCCGACAGACTCTTATCCAGCTCTATCATGGCCTCATCGTCCAtatcttcatcactgctgccaTCCTCCTCAGTGGCCTGAATATGACGCACAAAACAGGATTGTTATGATCAAATTAATCCAGCAGTGTCAAACCAGCTAAAGGCCTTAAGACCCACCAGAGCATTCTGCTGCTTGAGgaccttcatcagctccaaGCGGAAATTTTGATCCACTTCTCCAtcttccatctcctcctcctcctcctcttcttcgtcgTCCTCCTTCTCCCCGTCGTCCTCCATTGCttcctcatctgagtcatcatCAGACTCATCCTCCTGTCAGACACAGGTTTTATGTCAGCTTCAGGAGTAAATAGAAACAAGTTGAGAATGATAGAATGATAAGACCGGATTTGACCTCcatctcctcatcttcctctccctcctttggtttcttcttcttctgtgttttgtctgtgtcgTCTGTGACAACCACGGCGCTGTCCTCCTCGTCATCCTTCTCCGGGTCTaagacctacacacacacacacacagcagagaacaCACCTGTAGGTTTATTTTCTGACGCATTCCTAGAAAAAAGTCTCTATGATAcccaaaaaaaaagatcttatAATCAATAACATGTGCGCTACTTACATCTAAGATAGCAGTGAGGGCCCCTGCAGTGACATGGGGACAGACGGAGGAGAAGACCGTTTTGCAGACCTGCCTTATATGTCGGCTTTGCTGGGACAGCAGAGACAACAAGATGTCCACCAGCACCTCCACCCActcaggctcctcctcctctgtggctgcTTAGGGAACAAAACAGCTGACATTAGACTCTGGTCTGGTCACTCTGCTGACCTCACCTCAGTTACAagactgaaaacaaaaatctgtATTTTCTGAGATGGACTGAATAATTGTGTAAAGATGAAACGAACGGGATATGTTTTTGAGCTTTGGAGATGCCAggaggaatgtttttttttaactttggtATTCTGTGTCTTACTGCTTTGAAGTAGGGTGCATATCAAAGTTTAACAAATTTAACAAAGTGCTGAACGGTGAAATGAACGGATGAAAACATCTGCAGAATCATCAcatactttttttctttttcttcttggcCTTCTTCTCCTGAGCTTtgtccacacagctctgcaggtcCTTCATGATGTCCAGAAGCTCTTCTGGGGCCTTGAGATGAGAAGTTATAATATTATTTTGTTCATTTACATCAATCCAtcctgagaaatgaagccaaaaagcgTCTGGTTGTACCTTGAAGAGGTGCAGGCCGACCAGCAGGAAGAGCTGCTGAAACGCGCTGCTCTCGGCTGTCAGACCTTTCTTTGCTTTCTTCTTCAAGTTTGCCACCGACTCCAGCATGCTGCATGAAAACAGAGGCAGAATCAGAGCAATGAAACACAACAGAGACGGTGGTCGGATGCTGTGGTCCTACCTGTCCCAGGCCTGTCTCTGCTCAGGGCTGAACGGCTGGCTGCACCGGACATGTTTTTGCTGGTTGAGCAGGACCTGTGCATACTGGACCAGGTGGTAAATCCACATGGTGCCGTCGGCTGTCACACCCAACACCCGCTTCTGGTTGGCAGGAAGGTCTTCGCCTGAGTCCTCATTGAGCGGCATGTGGTGCAAGGACATAAGGAGgctgaaagggggggggggggcagacagaAATCAGCAATTACAGCTCACAGAGGTATCCAGACTCCAGACTCTGGTTTTATTTGGAAGAGTTCATCACTTACCCGAAAAAAGAACTGACAAGCACTCCTCTGGTTTTCTCATCCAGCGGGACAGAGAGCGTTCCTTTTGTCTCTGGAATGTCAGCTGAAGCTTTTTTGGTGCTGAAGAAAGcgtggaaaaacacaaacctgGAAAAGAAACACCAGGTTAGACCTTCTCCTCACCAAACACCGAGACCTTTACACACAGAGGCGTCACCTGGCCACATCCATGATCAGATCCTCCTGCTTCTTCACTAGGTGGTTGTCCATGATCGAAGCGAGCCGAGCAACAATCCACTTCCTCAGGCGGCTTATGGGGTTCTCTTTCCTATGAAAGACCAGCTGTTCATTAATCTAGTTCAGCATTTCCAGAAGGATCAGCtctcacacaacaacaaagggAGTAAACACTCACTGCTCTTGCCCTTTCTGACCGTCCTTCTGCTTGCGAGTGCTGAAGTCCAGCAGCTTGTCCATCTGAGGCTGCAGGAACAGGTTCTTCAGCCACTCCACGTACCGCTGCAGGGCTGCAGGCTGCAAGTGCTGCACCACCCTCCACACCGAGGGCATCACAGGGTAGCCCTGATTGGTCAGAGAGGAGAAGCCGACCATTACTGCCAGCTGTTTGTCTGAGTCCTGGCAGCCCTGCAAGAAGTCCGACACGTAGGCGTCCATCTCTGGGGCGATTTTGAAGCGATCCGGTTTCTGAGATTAAGAGATTTTACTTCAGTTATTCAAAGAATTCAGTAACAACCAGAAGTGGGTTAACTTCTATTTTTTTTAGGAAGGACACTGACCTGGGCAGACACGACATGATCCCCATACTGCATCATCACCTCTCCAGACAACACCTCCTTCAGCTGGGATTCTGACAGCAGAGGCAGGGCGCTGCCCAGCAGACGGAAGCTCAGATAACTGGAAACAGGCAGGAAAAGGAACATTAACATACAGAAGTGAtccatatttaacatttttgtcAATAGATGTGTTGATGGAAGTGAGTCTGATGGCTTCAAATgtttttgattatttatttacatgacaTATCACTGTAAAGATTTACTATTTGAACCTACTGCGCCATGTTTAATCTGATCAGCTCAGGACAGGTCACTGTAACTCTTTTATTAAAGGACTCACTGAGTCAGGCCCGGCTGCTCCTTTAACATCCCATCGATGATGGCTTTAttccagaagagctggaagctGTCTTCCTTCAGGGAGAGCTTCAGAAGGTCCAGGACCACAGCAGGGAGGACACGCTCCTTCTTCACCGAGTTGGCGGCCATCTTCAACACTTCTGTCAACCTGCAAGATATTAAAGCTTCAAATTAGCCAACAGGTGATGGATAAAAAGCATGCGTGGCAGAGGGAGGCAGAAACCTCTCTGACCTGGGGATGTTTTCAGCGTTGATGATGGTGGAAGAACCCAACATCTTCTTGAGTTTCTTGGGTTTGAGAGATTGTGGGAAGTGTTGCAGGGCCAccagaagcagctgcagctgctctggagTGTTAAAGGCCGACTCCAAGTCTGTCTGCAGGGCGCCCAGCAGGACCTCCTCAAACACCTCCTCTGGGATCTGACAGACAGGACAATTTTAGAAATAACTAAGACTGTAGGTGGACATAAAACATATGTGGGCAGCAGTAGTCACCTCAGTGAGGATGTCCATCATGGTCTTGCTGGGCAGGTCCTTcaggtgttgtttgtgttggctgAGGCTTTGGAGCAGCTGCACACATCCCAAAACGACCTGCGGTTCCTGCAGAGACACGAGACACAGCTCAGAGGCGTTTTATACACCCTCACTGCCCCCTCGCTTGTGGAGGAATACTCACTTTAGAGAGACGGCCGGACTGATGAAGGGCGAGGACACCGAACAGGTTTCCAAACATAGCATTTCTGGcaagtttctgaaaaaaaaaacagaaaagatttTGATGTTAAAAATATTGGTCATGAGGAGTTTTGTCCAAAACGAGGGAAACAACACTGAAAACTCACCTTTTTCACAGACTGcaggttgtgtttttctttgattCTGTCAAGTATACTCTGCAGAGAGACGTCTTCAAACGCACTCaacacctgaaaaacaaaagctaGTCTGAGTTCAAGTCTAATCACCACTGAGGGCATCACCAGCATTACAGGTGGCGCTGTACAGGATTACAGCCTGACTGATAAAACTGCTATCCTGGACAGAGCCCGCTCCACCacctgatgaagatgaagtcaGTTCTGCAGTCCACTCACCTGTCCCAGAGCCACACTGAATCCAGGTCTTGCAGTTTCCCGAGTGTGAGCCAGTCCATCTACCAGCCTTTTAAAGGTGTATTCCAACTCATCGgcctgcaccacacacacacagaacagtgtGTCATAACACACAGCCTCTGTACATACACATGTGCTACTTACTTCTTTACACATCAATAACTAGAACCTCTTACTCAACtcctaataaaaacacaataacataTATACACTTTATTTACATGTTATTAAACAATAAATCAGAATATTATGAGAAATGTGTAATTATAAgtactttaaacacacagactttcagTCACAGGGACTCTCACCTTGTTTTCGGTTTTCAGGTGCTGGATAAGGTTTTCCACCGCCTTCAGCCGGACCTCCTGATCTGGTTTGGCCAAGTCCCAAAAGAAGTCGAGGAAGACGCGGTTTTGCTGCGGGATCCCGGCGGGCCGGACCGGCTCTGCTGCTTTGACCGAGAGCTCCACCATCTCTACAGACATCACACCACACTGCTGCTCATGCTGCAGCGGCTACACGAGGAAAACGTGTGTCAGGCTGAGGAACTACTTCCGGGTTAGCTccggctgttttttttttctccacaaaaCTTTATTGAGTGATTATTACAAACATACGAATATACCGCGATACTAATAAAGTAATTTGTacttaatgaaaataaaatgaaaatgttacACAAAAATTGataacatgtttaaaatgacagCACATAAAAACAACTGTCGATTTTACTTCCGGTCTTGACATTAATTTTTACAGCTTAATTTGTattcataaaaaatgtattctgaaataaaacatttgaaacaTCAAATTAAAGTACGGTTATTCAACTAAAACGTGATTAAATATTATTAggaataaaaaacataaaatatatcaGCCCATTCAGCTGAGTTTATAGCCTCTAGGTGGCGCAGCTGGACTACCTTTTCAGTTTAAAACATTAGCTCACCCAAAGTGCAGTTTGACTCACCTCTagccttttttttgtccaaagaTCTTTCCATTCTGCAGCAAATGTGACCATTCAAGAGAAAAATATTCTACAACTGTAATATTTTGATCAATGATTAAACTTTTTGGGGGATTAATAATAAAAGATGGATGACGTGTGAGTGAGAGGATCAGCTACATCTTCGGCTGTTGAGGTGTTTTGTGTAAACTGACATGCTTGATTG from Parambassis ranga chromosome 14, fParRan2.1, whole genome shotgun sequence encodes the following:
- the mybbp1a gene encoding myb-binding protein 1A-like protein isoform X2 — its product is MSVEMVELSVKAAEPVRPAGIPQQNRVFLDFFWDLAKPDQEVRLKAVENLIQHLKTENKADELEYTFKRLVDGLAHTRETARPGFSVALGQVLSAFEDVSLQSILDRIKEKHNLQSVKKKLARNAMFGNLFGVLALHQSGRLSKEPQVVLGCVQLLQSLSQHKQHLKDLPSKTMMDILTEIPEEVFEEVLLGALQTDLESAFNTPEQLQLLLVALQHFPQSLKPKKLKKMLGSSTIINAENIPRLTEVLKMAANSVKKERVLPAVVLDLLKLSLKEDSFQLFWNKAIIDGMLKEQPGLTHYLSFRLLGSALPLLSESQLKEVLSGEVMMQYGDHVVSAQKPDRFKIAPEMDAYVSDFLQGCQDSDKQLAVMVGFSSLTNQGYPVMPSVWRVVQHLQPAALQRYVEWLKNLFLQPQMDKLLDFSTRKQKDGQKGQEQKENPISRLRKWIVARLASIMDNHLVKKQEDLIMDVARFVFFHAFFSTKKASADIPETKGTLSVPLDEKTRGVLVSSFFGLLMSLHHMPLNEDSGEDLPANQKRVLGVTADGTMWIYHLVQYAQVLLNQQKHVRCSQPFSPEQRQAWDSMLESVANLKKKAKKGLTAESSAFQQLFLLVGLHLFKAPEELLDIMKDLQSCVDKAQEKKAKKKKKKTTEEEEPEWVEVLVDILLSLLSQQSRHIRQVCKTVFSSVCPHVTAGALTAILDVLDPEKDDEEDSAVVVTDDTDKTQKKKKPKEGEEDEEMEEDESDDDSDEEAMEDDGEKEDDEEEEEEEEMEDGEVDQNFRLELMKVLKQQNALATEEDGSSDEDMDDEAMIELDKSLSALFSEQKKKTQAKKDEKAKLQKEKTLVRDFRIKVLDLIEVFVARQAGSPLVIGLVEPLLNIIDRGMSSNSDQQELDFLRRTADIFRNQLCRSKAYCKTAGDRQGELHDLLDKLMSKTQKLSDSSVCLYYFSAALYVVKVLRGAPPAETKEEQTADKASENDVKFMGSVDVDRVSAVFREALSSFMSRRKSPLTSQMFIDLFTRFPVLCVNVLDTAVQNITSGVREHQQGQACVLVLRAMQSREVQQLLSGDQWTELCEKVSGQLAASLQQVGQAESKVAKEKVWKALELCHFLVRHVCQQKLSVNLNLLQKVLQNLTDVITFKKTGKIEDTYWAVVKHFGVTKPKCEKTKPEQNMDTGEDKAPKKKKGFLPETKKRKKRNKPVLEPAADKSTSTDKPGADKGQAKKKHDKKTKQKRPADGAAASQPNPAKKSKTQSEDTAAKKKKKKKSKQKKGGGGGGGGGQM
- the mybbp1a gene encoding myb-binding protein 1A-like protein isoform X1, translating into MSVEMVELSVKAAEPVRPAGIPQQNRVFLDFFWDLAKPDQEVRLKAVENLIQHLKTENKADELEYTFKRLVDGLAHTRETARPGFSVALGQVLSAFEDVSLQSILDRIKEKHNLQSVKKKLARNAMFGNLFGVLALHQSGRLSKEPQVVLGCVQLLQSLSQHKQHLKDLPSKTMMDILTEIPEEVFEEVLLGALQTDLESAFNTPEQLQLLLVALQHFPQSLKPKKLKKMLGSSTIINAENIPRLTEVLKMAANSVKKERVLPAVVLDLLKLSLKEDSFQLFWNKAIIDGMLKEQPGLTHYLSFRLLGSALPLLSESQLKEVLSGEVMMQYGDHVVSAQKPDRFKIAPEMDAYVSDFLQGCQDSDKQLAVMVGFSSLTNQGYPVMPSVWRVVQHLQPAALQRYVEWLKNLFLQPQMDKLLDFSTRKQKDGQKGQEQKENPISRLRKWIVARLASIMDNHLVKKQEDLIMDVARFVFFHAFFSTKKASADIPETKGTLSVPLDEKTRGVLVSSFFGLLMSLHHMPLNEDSGEDLPANQKRVLGVTADGTMWIYHLVQYAQVLLNQQKHVRCSQPFSPEQRQAWDSMLESVANLKKKAKKGLTAESSAFQQLFLLVGLHLFKAPEELLDIMKDLQSCVDKAQEKKAKKKKKKTATEEEEPEWVEVLVDILLSLLSQQSRHIRQVCKTVFSSVCPHVTAGALTAILDVLDPEKDDEEDSAVVVTDDTDKTQKKKKPKEGEEDEEMEEDESDDDSDEEAMEDDGEKEDDEEEEEEEEMEDGEVDQNFRLELMKVLKQQNALATEEDGSSDEDMDDEAMIELDKSLSALFSEQKKKTQAKKDEKAKLQKEKTLVRDFRIKVLDLIEVFVARQAGSPLVIGLVEPLLNIIDRGMSSNSDQQELDFLRRTADIFRNQLCRSKAYCKTAGDRQGELHDLLDKLMSKTQKLSDSSVCLYYFSAALYVVKVLRGAPPAETKEEQTADKASENDVKFMGSVDVDRVSAVFREALSSFMSRRKSPLTSQMFIDLFTRFPVLCVNVLDTAVQNITSGVREHQQGQACVLVLRAMQSREVQQLLSGDQWTELCEKVSGQLAASLQQVGQAESKVAKEKVWKALELCHFLVRHVCQQKLSVNLNLLQKVLQNLTDVITFKKTGKIEDTYWAVVKHFGVTKPKCEKTKPEQNMDTGEDKAPKKKKGFLPETKKRKKRNKPVLEPAADKSTSTDKPGADKGQAKKKHDKKTKQKRPADGAAASQPNPAKKSKTQSEDTAAKKKKKKKSKQKKGGGGGGGGGQM